The Leguminivora glycinivorella isolate SPB_JAAS2020 chromosome 1, LegGlyc_1.1, whole genome shotgun sequence genome includes a region encoding these proteins:
- the LOC125229657 gene encoding sodium-independent sulfate anion transporter-like gives MTSLPVNHSENLNHVRNRTKCKRYVCSAKTVKKRLPIVEWLPKYNKTKIIPDTIAGITVALTAIPQGIAYAVIAGLTPEYGLYASLTSGIMYLIFGSCMNVTVGPTAIMAAMVAKYVHNYSSDFAVLAAFIAGAVELTIGILHLGFLIEFISMPVISGFTTAAALQIASAQLKALFGLDGRSGDNFGDSVYNFVLNIKTIKLWNPILGFLSIGFLIVLKRFSEGCGRNDDTVKQIKWLISLSRNAIAVVIGMIIAYILKEVTDTEPLILIGEIGKGIPKVTLPPFTTTVANETYSFADMLQIYGPQSIIIPFVAIIETVAISKAFAGGKPVDATQNDSCWTL, from the coding sequence ATGACTAGTTTACCAGTTAATCACAGCGAAAATCTAAATCACGTACGAAACCGAACAAAGTGCAAGAGATATGTGTGCAGTGCTAAGACTGTGAAGAAGCGACTTCCAATAGTTGAGTGGCTACCGAAATACAATAAAACAAAGATAATTCCGGATACAATCGCTGGAATTACGGTAGCACTAACAGCTATCCCGCAAGGCATAGCTTACGCCGTTATAGCTGGTTTAACTCCTGAATATGGACTGTATGCGAGCCTGACAAGTGGAATCATGTACCTTATATTTGGAAGCTGCATGAACGTAACTGTTGGACCAACAGCTATTATGGCGGCAATGGTTGCCAAATACGTACACAATTATTCATCTGATTTTGCTGTTTTGGCGGCCTTTATAGCTGGAGCAGTGGAACTGACTATTGGTATACTGCACCTTGGATTCTTAATCGAATTTATTTCGATGCCAGTTATAAGTGGATTTACAACTGCAGCAGCTCTTCAGATTGCGTCAGCACAATTAAAAGCTTTGTTTGGCCTTGACGGACGTTCTGGAGATAACTTTGGAGATTCAGTGTATAACTTTGTACTAAATATCAAAACTATCAAACTGTGGAACCCCATACTCGGCTTTTTGTCTATTGGTTTTCTAATAGTTCTGAAAAGATTTAGTGAAGGGTGTGGCCGCAACGATGACAcagttaaacaaataaaatggtTAATTTCTTTAAGTCGTAATGCAATTGCTGTCGTCATCGGAATGATAATAGCATACATTTTAAAAGAAGTTACTGACACCGAGCCATTAATTTTGATTGGTGAAATTGGAAAAGGCATTCCTAAAGTTACACTTCCACCGTTTACCACAACAGTCGCTAATGAAACTTACTCATTTGCGGACATGTTACAGATATATGGGCCCCAATCAATAATCATCCCTTTCGTCGCTATTATAGAAACAGTAGCAATATCAAAAGCATTTGCAGGGGGAAAACCTGTTGATGCCACACAAAATGATAGCTGTTGGACTTTGTAA